The nucleotide window CGACCTACTACCTCTACCGCTTCAAGGAGTACCTGGCCGAAGGCTACGAGCACACCAAGGCGGCGAGTGAGGCTTTGAAGAGGGCGAAGGACGCGGTTTTGGCGAGCGCCTCGACCGACATCATAGCCTTCGCCAGCTTCATCTTAGCGTGGGAGTTCCCGATCTTCAAGCAGATGGGCATGGTGGCGCCGATAGCGGTCATAGTTGTGCTCGTCGCGAGCCTGACGTTCATTCCGGCAATCACAGTGCTCATCGGCGACAAGCCGATATTCTGGTGGCCGAGGCACATAAGGCACGTCAGGGAGGAAGACCTCCATGAGGAGAGCAGGATCGCCAAGTGGTCCATAAAGCACGCGAAAGCGGTACTCCTCATCTTCCTGCTCCTGCTCGCGCCGGCAGTCTACGCCTTCGCCAACTTCAACGGCACCCACGACGTCAAGCTCTTCCTGCCCAAGGACAGCGAGACTTACCACTTCCTTGAGATAAGCCAGAGCAAGCTCGGGGCCGATGTAATGGGCGCCACCTACATCATCGTCAAGTTCGACCACAACGTTACCGATAAGGACCTCGCGACCATCAACGAGATCGTGAGCGACATAGAAAAGATCGACGGCGTCAAGTACGTCTACACCGTGACACAGCCCTTTGGAAAGCCCATAAACGCGAGCCTTGAGCGGCTGAAGGTCATAGGCGCCGACAAGTACATCTCGACCACCGGAAACATGGTGCTCATCGAGGTCGTCAGCAAGTACGAGGCAACGACGAAGCCCGCCCACAGGATGGTCGAGCGGATCAGGGACCTCATGAAGGGCTACGAATCCAGCGGAAAGATCGTTAAGGGCATGGTCGGCGGCGGGGCCGCTTTGGACCTCGACCTCAGCAACCTCATCAACAACATATTCTGGCACAGGATCCTTCCAGTTGCGCTGATACTGATGTTCCTCTCGCTGATTCCGACCCTCAGGGGCCTGCCGGCGGTCGTCTCGACGATGGCCACCATCGGCACAGGAGTGCTCCTCAGCATAGCGATCTCGACCTGGCTCTTCCAGAAGGTCTTTGGCCAGGAAATCATGTGGTTCCTGCCGCTGATGGTCTTCGTCGTGCTCATGGGAGTCGGCATAGACTACAACAGCTTCTACCTCGTCAAGGCCAGGGACGAGTTCGAGCGCCGCTCGCCGGAGGAAGCCCTCATAGTTGCGGCCGGAACTATGGATCTTGTGGTCATCGGCCTGGCTCTCGTGCTCGCGACGACCTACGGGGCACTGGTGACCAGCTCCACCTGGGGAACGAGGGAGATAGGCTTCGCCTTAGCGGCGGGCGTCTTACTGACGGCAACGTTCGCGGTCTACTTCCTCGGGCCAGCAATGATGAGCCTCTTCGGCGAGAAAGCCTGGTGGCCACTCCACAAGTCCGGGAAGAAGGAGAAGAAGTGACCAACCTCTTTTCTTTTTGATTTTGTTCATTCCGTTTCTCGTTTTGTTTCGTGAGTAGGTGCTTGGCAGGAACTCAGTCGAAGGGTTTATTATCATCGGCGGATTACTCCTCCATATGAGCGAGATAGTTGTGAAGATACCTGAGGGAGTAGATGAAAGGCTCGCGAAACTCGCCATAGAACGGGCACTGAAAAGGCTGAAGGTTGCCAACGAAACTTTTGGAACGCTCAAACCGAGGAGAGACACCGATGAGCTTATTACCGAGGCCGATGAGACATGGACCGCGTGATGCTCGATTCTAACATGGGCTTTATCTTCAAAGTTACTGCTTCGACACCCTTTTAAACGCTGAGCTTTAGTTCTAACCATGAACATCGCCGAGATGCTCGCGCTCATAGCTTTAGGCTACGTCCTCAAGCGATTGATTAAATCGGAGGAGCCCTTCGATTACCTTCGGATTCTGGTGAACGATATCCTCCTCGCCCTGTTCATCTTCGGCAACGTCGCGAGCAAAGATTTGGCCTATCTCCTCAGCATTAAGACGGTCTTCCTCTACGTCTTTATCATAATAGGAATAAGTCTCTCAACCTCGTACCTCTACGGCCGCTTCAAGCTCAAGAACGACCCCTGGGCCGGGGCCCTGATGGTGCTCTCGGTTTACCCCAACACGGCCGCCCTGGGCTTTCCAATCGCGAGCCTCTTCCTCAGCGACATAACGCCGGCGATACTCTACTCGACGACCAACTCGATGATAGTCATTCCGATTGTGACGTTCATAGCGGCCCACTACTCCAGCGGGGGCGCGAGCGTCAGGGAGAGCTTTCTGAAGGCACTCAAGTTCCCGCCGACGCTGGCCAATTTAATCGCTTTGGCACTCGTTATCGCGGGAGTAAAGCTTCCCGCCGGAATCATCGGGCCGGTAAAGACAATCGGCTGGCTCAGCATACCTCTCCTCCTCATCTACTTCGGCTCGAGGATAACGCTGAGGGCCTTCGACGTCAGAAAGCTCCTTGAGGTCGGAACCTTCAGGATTGCGATTCCCTTCGCCTTCGTCTTCCTCACCCTCCGCTGGGAGAGGCCCGAGGTTTTCTACTCCGTCCTCGTCGAGGCGAGCATGCCCCCGGCAATAGCGGCCAACGCGATTCTGGCCCAGTACAAGCTCAAGGCGGAGGAAGCGATAAGCGTGACCTTCGTGTTAACCCTTCTCACAATTGCACTCTTCGTTGCACTCCGGCTCATCCTTGGGCTTGGATGAAGTTTTCTGACGATTTTCCGGGTTTTTGGCATTTATCTCGAAATTATTTCGAAAATTTTTGCAAAACGCTCGGCATCAGTGCGAAAACATCGCCCATTAGGTTTACCTAAGGAAAGGATAATAAGGACGTGTGACGTAACCCCATCACAAGATTTCCCTGTACGGAGGTGGTAGGTTGAGGAAGGTACTGCTCGGGGGACTGCTCGTGCTTTTGGTTTTTGTGGCTGGCTGTATTGGCGGCCAGTCCCCCGGAACCGAGGAGAAACCGTCCCAGACTGGAACCGCGTTTTCTTCAACGACCACCGAGAGTACTCCACCGCCTTCGGAAACGACGTCTTCAACCGAAACGACACCCAGACAGACCGAAACACAGGCACCTTCAGAAGACTGGGCGTATCAGGACCTGTCCCTTACCCCCGAAAACGAGCCAGAATACAGCCTTCACCGCGGTGCAATTTCGGACAGCGGCGCCAGCGTTGAGGTTCTTCTGATAAAGGGCCCCGCGAAGTTCGTGAAGACGAGCGCCAACTGGGAAGCCTCTTCCGGCGAATCAAGTGCCAACAACGTGGTCTTTCAGGTGGGTCATGACGTCTATTACTTCGAACTCGGTCCGAACGGCGTCTATTACGAGGGTGGCCGGGTTGTGGGGGATCTCTTCGACTTCGTGAGGTTCACGGAAGATAAGTACCTTGGATGGGAGAACGGTGTCGTTCGCGTTTACTCGAAGTCCCTCAACAAATACCGCGAGAAGAGGGGCGTCATGGCCTACGCGGCCACGCTGATAAACGGAAAGTTCGCGATCGTTACCTCAATCGAGGACAACCTCACGGTGACCACCTTCGTGAACGGCGAAGCAAGCAGCGAGGAGTACTCCTTCGACTGTCCGATTCTCTCGATGCATCCAGCTTTCACGGGAGACACAATCTCGGGCTTCTACATGGCCACGACCTGCGGCGTTTACTACGTCAGCCCGAACCTCGAGACCTATGACTCGGGTATAGGGGATTCCGCCTGGATAATCATCTCGAACGATCACGATGACTTCGGAACGATCGTAGTCTATTCAAAGGACCTCAACGAGGTCGTTGGTCCGCACTACAGCGCCGATCACGATTCAATACTCCACAGCAAGCCGCTCTCCGTGAGCTACCGCCCGGACGCGGCCTCGGTCAGCGGGCTCTACCTGGCCCTCGCAAGGGGCACGAAGTTATACCTCTATGAACTGGGCGAAGACGGCGCCTATCACGACTTTGGAGTTCTGAACTTCCCCTACCCGATTAGGGACGTCAAGATAAACCAGCTCTCCGGCAACCAGATTGAATTAGGCGTCGCGTGGAAGGAGGGCTTCGCCCACATAGTCGGAAAACCGGACGATTTCAGGGGAGAGCACTCCTTTAGCATTG belongs to Thermococcus sp. AM4 and includes:
- a CDS encoding AEC family transporter — protein: MNIAEMLALIALGYVLKRLIKSEEPFDYLRILVNDILLALFIFGNVASKDLAYLLSIKTVFLYVFIIIGISLSTSYLYGRFKLKNDPWAGALMVLSVYPNTAALGFPIASLFLSDITPAILYSTTNSMIVIPIVTFIAAHYSSGGASVRESFLKALKFPPTLANLIALALVIAGVKLPAGIIGPVKTIGWLSIPLLLIYFGSRITLRAFDVRKLLEVGTFRIAIPFAFVFLTLRWERPEVFYSVLVEASMPPAIAANAILAQYKLKAEEAISVTFVLTLLTIALFVALRLILGLG